A window of Diabrotica virgifera virgifera chromosome 9, PGI_DIABVI_V3a contains these coding sequences:
- the LOC126891955 gene encoding uncharacterized protein LOC126891955 — MSEHCCEVCNVSFSSKTNLSRHLKTKHAKNKVKYDCGICEYSSPRKDNLFLHQTNKHRPNFEEVDSSEIKPKSVVACAMCDHKTETKTVMLEHYKLRHGITLAEKESLMFASEDKFLEWKLEVENSDKNNFVRQRAKKSAAGGKSISTFHCFRDGYFKKRGSNIRREKMSGSNKINGYCPAKMVAFTLPTGEVKVDFYKTHVGHQNDIKRMRLSKGERDEVAKNIAAKIPLEIILDNLKTTLSNDEVKVKRRDLITLQDMRNIARDYKLKAERKVKPKKTARRKHHKISLQLDVCDDDRDHNDSFTHEEPVEWVPQDIILSDMQNQEMIPDIGLKRKKDLAMNQFLSVLHEANSEVDVDFIIKMIQQTQATMRAQNSVQHITMF; from the coding sequence ATGAGTGAACATTGTTGTGAAGTGTGTAACGTTTCTTTTTCTTCAAAAACAAATTTATCGAGACATTTGAAGACTAAACACgcaaaaaataaagtcaaatatgACTGTGGAATTTGTGAATATTCATCACCGCGAAAGGATAATCTCTTTTTACATCAAACTAACAAGCATCGTCCTAATTTTGAGGAAGTGGATTCATCTGAAATTAAACCGAAATCAGTCGTCGCGTGTGCAATGTGTGACCATAAGACTGAGACGAAAACTGTTATGCTTGAACATTATAAGTTGAGGCATGGTATTACTTTGGCTGAAAAAGAGAGCTTAATGTTTGCAAGCGAAGACAAGTTTTTGGAGTGGAAGTTAGAAGTCGAGAATagtgataaaaataattttgtacgTCAAAGAGCAAAAAAATCGGCTGCTGGTGGCAAGTCAATATCTACATTTCACTGTTTTCGCGATGGGTATTTCAAAAAGAGAGGTTCTAACATTCGCCGTGAAAAAATgtcaggtagcaacaaaataaaCGGATATTGTCCAGCAAAAATGGTGGCGTTTACTCTTCCCACTGGTGAGGTAAAAGTAGATTTTTATAAAACGCATGTGGGCCACCAAAATGACATCAAACGTATGAGGTTATCCAAAGGAGAAAGAGATGAAGTTGCAAAAAATATTGCAGCAAAAATTCCGCTTGAAATCATTTTGGATAATCTCAAAACAACTCTTTCAAATGATGAAGTGAAAGTGAAACGACGAGATCTAATTACGCTACAAGATATGCGTAATATAGCTAGAGATTATAAATTGAAAGCAGAAAGAAAGGTAAAACCGAAGAAAACAGCAAGAAGGAAACATcataaaatttcattacaattaGATGTTTGTGATGATGACAGAGATCACAACGATTCATTTACTCACGAAGAACCAGTTGAATGGGTTCCACAAGATATAATTTTGAGTGATATGCAAAATCAGGAAATGATTCCAGATATTGGCTTGAAAAGAAAAAAAGACCTAGCGATGAATCAATTTCTTAGTGTCTTACATGAAGCTAATTCTGAAGTTGATgtagattttattattaaaatgatACAACAAACTCAAGCCACAATGCGTGCTCAAAATTCTGTGCAACATATTACAATGTTCTAG
- the LOC126891963 gene encoding transmembrane protein 223 has translation MLKYLSICRNSSKQWTFFNTFNKYSPPRQTPIQRKFSEKALDVNTNVVKDVILYKYDNSRYYKLMNLFAFAQFGFWTYLSYTAYTTLKDAPVDPSKGEHWWKKINLGENKYRNGIALCTGLIGWGILAVVWMYSLRSIKYIILRKGGKQLTIVTYTPVAASRMFTLQLNNISSVDSRSTAKTHIALKVKGHFMYYIVDMKGEFKNPLLFDHTVGIRRNLKK, from the exons atgttaaaatatttaagtatttgccGAAATTCTTCGAAGCAATGGacattttttaatacgtttaacAAATATAGCCCTCCTCGACAAACACCAATTCAAAGAAAATTTAGTGAAAAAGCTTTAGATGTGAATACAAATGTTGTTAAAGATGTTATTTtatacaaatatgataactctcgatattataaattaatgaacTTGTTTGCTTTTGCCCAATTTGGATTTTGGACGTATTTATCGTATACAGCATATACCACGTTAAAAGATGCTCCCGTTGACCCTTCCAAAGGTGAACATtggtggaaaaaaattaatttgggagaAAACAAATACAGGAACGGAATAGCCCTGTGCACAGGTCTTATAG GATGGGGAATTCTGGCAGTAGTTTGGATGTATTCATTGCGATCAATAAAGTATATTATCCTCAGGAAAGGTGGCAAACAACTAACCATAGTGACATATACACCTGTAGCAGCCAGTAGAATGTTTACGCTGCAGTTAAACAATATTAGCTCTGTTGATTCAAGATCTACAGCCAAAACTCACATCGCTCTAAAAGTGAAAGGACATTTTATGTATTATATTGTAGATATGAAAGGAGAATTTAAAAATCCCTTGCTGTTTGACCATACTGTGGGCATTCGAAGAAATTTGAAGAAATGA